The Xiphophorus couchianus chromosome 14, X_couchianus-1.0, whole genome shotgun sequence genome includes a region encoding these proteins:
- the trmt44 gene encoding putative tRNA (uracil-O(2)-)-methyltransferase isoform X2, with translation MPKLSDAEFPSGCKSLPEGFWSAVEVWVKKPHVVNKRLCGATETESRDVDSGDLRKLLDSNEEEEEELLQDVFQFLGSGVSPAHTHQKGKPWSSRVRTFIPKVNCYGAKQQKEVVLKDSDRQHVTFLPFEEDSAAGRVSLKKCNIYQLRLCSKDCEQWALELHVLTLDGWFSDGVAYPKLPWLSSDLLPKLVRWAAECKSSEFKSTLSLLPVEKYSLTYQQLKEKYKSMVKVWPEVTNPEKFVYEDVAIATYLLVLWAEERAVKSVTDSQSFVDLGCGNGLLVHILTNEGHPGRGIDVRRRRIWDMYGPQTELEEKAITPSESFLFPGTDWLIGNHSDELTPWIPVIAARSSYSCRFFVLPCCFFDFYGKYQRRQCRKSQYKEYIDFIAEVSQVCGFNTEEDCLRIPSTKRVCLVGKSRTYKQSDEAEIDQRRASYIQSRQISTGAAVQRSGVRNGRDCCHGSVECDDTSGSAWGDGFQPRNGAETVRNCLALPRDVVDGVVQKVAEALLGMSEGTSSGDWNKGVEGGTVRIRDWRDGTESQRRPAVPGALKTRLCWFHAHHPQGCPLQEQNCTFAHGLDDLRPSTRPLKKLKIF, from the exons ATGCCCAAACTTTCAGATGCTGAGTTTCCATCCGGGTGTAAAAGTCTTCCTGAAGGCTTCTGGTCAGCGGTGGAGGTGTGGGTGAAGAAGCCTCATGTTGTCAATAAGCGTCTTTGTGGAGCTACGGAGACGGAGAGCAGAGATGTGGACTCAGGCGACCTGAGGAAGCTGCTGGATAgtaatgaagaagaagaagaagagctgctCCAGGATGTGTTTCAGTTCCTCGGTAGTGGAGTCTCACCTGCACACACCCACCAGAAGGGCAAGCCCTGGTCCTCCAGGGTCAGGACCTTTATTCCCAAAGTCAACTGTTACGGtgcaaagcagcagaaagaagTTGTGTTAAAAG ACTCTGACAGACAACATGTCACCTTTCTTCCTTTTGAGGAGGACTCGGCAGCAGGGAGGGTGTCCTTGAAGAAGTGCAACATTTATCAGCTCAGACTCTGCAGTAAGGACTGTGAGCAATG GGCGTTGGAGCTGCACGTGTTGACGTTGGACGGCTGGTTCTCTGACGGCGTGGCGTATCCCAAGCTGCCCTGGCTGTCCTCGGATCTGCTGCCTAAACTGGTGCGCTGGGCTGCGGAGTGCAAGAGCAGCGAGTTCAAGAGCACGCTGTCTCTGCTGCCGGTGGAGAAGTACAGCCTCACGTACCAGCAGCTGAAGGAGAAGTACAAGAGCATGGTCAAG GTTTGGCCTGAGGTCACAAACCCTGAGAAGTTTGTGTATGAAGATGTCGCCATTGCTACTTATCTCCTG GTGCTGTGGGCTGAGGAGCGAGCGGTGAAAAGTGTGACTGACTCACAGTCCTTTGTGGACCTTGGCTGTGGAAACGGACTCCTGGTCCACATACTGACCAACGAAGGG CACCCGGGGAGGGGCATCGACGTCCGCAGAAGGAGGATCTGGGACATGTACGGGCCTCAGACTGAGCTGGAG GAAAAGGCAATTACTCCCAGCGAGAGCTTCTTATTCCCGGGTACGGACTGGCTGATTGGGAACCATTCGGACGAGCTCACGCCGTGGATCCCCGTCATCGCGGCCAG GTCATCTTACTCCTGCCGTTTCTTTGTCCTCCCCTGCTGTTTCTTTGACTTCTATGGGAAGTACCAGAGGCGCCAGTGTAGGAAGTCTCAGTACAAAGAGTACATCGACTTCATCGCAGAGGTCAGCCAAGTCTGTGGCTTCAACACCGAGGAAGACTGCCTGAGAATACCCTCCACCAAACGC GTGTGTCTGGTGGGAAAGTCGAGGACTTACAAGCAGTCCGACGAGGCCGAAATCGACCAAAGAAGGGCGAGTTATATCCAGAGCCGCCAGATCTCCACAGGAGCAGCAGTTCAAAGGTCAGGCGTCAGGAATGGCAGGGATTGTTGCCATGGCAGCGTTGAGTGCGATGACACCTCGGGGAGTGCGTGGGGAGACGGCTTCCAGCCCAGAAACGGCGCTGAAACGGTTCGAAACTGCTTGGCTCTACCGCGGGACGTTGTGGACGGAGTCGTCCAGAAGGTGGCCGAGGCTCTACTGGGAATGTCGGAGGGAACGTCCAGCGGCGACTGGAACAAAGgag tggaagGAGGAACGGTCCGCATCAGAGACTGGAGGGACGGGACGGAAAGCCAGAGGAGGCCCGCCGTACCCGGTGCCCTAAAAACTCGTCTCTGCTGGTTTCATGCCCACCACCCTCAAGGCTGCCCCCTGCAGGAGCAAAACTGCACCTTCGCCCACGGACTGGATGACCTTCGACCTTCAACAAGGCCTCTAAAGAAGCTAAAGATCTTTTGA
- the trmt44 gene encoding putative tRNA (uracil-O(2)-)-methyltransferase isoform X1, whose product MPKLSDAEFPSGCKSLPEGFWSAVEVWVKKPHVVNKRLCGATETESRDVDSGDLRKLLDSNEEEEEELLQDVFQFLGSGVSPAHTHQKGKPWSSRVRTFIPKVNCYGAKQQKEVVLKDSDRQHVTFLPFEEDSAAGRVSLKKCNIYQLRLCSKDCEQWALELHVLTLDGWFSDGVAYPKLPWLSSDLLPKLVRWAAECKSSEFKSTLSLLPVEKYSLTYQQLKEKYKSMVKVWPEVTNPEKFVYEDVAIATYLLVLWAEERAVKSVTDSQSFVDLGCGNGLLVHILTNEGHPGRGIDVRRRRIWDMYGPQTELEEKAITPSESFLFPGTDWLIGNHSDELTPWIPVIAARSSYSCRFFVLPCCFFDFYGKYQRRQCRKSQYKEYIDFIAEVSQVCGFNTEEDCLRIPSTKRVCLVGKSRTYKQSDEAEIDQRRASYIQSRQISTGAAVQRSGVRNGRDCCHGSVECDDTSGSAWGDGFQPRNGAETVRNCLALPRDVVDGVVQKVAEALLGMSEGTSSGDWNKGGSLSVREVAALLQQETLQLLKKECGGLQTLLKNNHQVFKVEGGTVRIRDWRDGTESQRRPAVPGALKTRLCWFHAHHPQGCPLQEQNCTFAHGLDDLRPSTRPLKKLKIF is encoded by the exons ATGCCCAAACTTTCAGATGCTGAGTTTCCATCCGGGTGTAAAAGTCTTCCTGAAGGCTTCTGGTCAGCGGTGGAGGTGTGGGTGAAGAAGCCTCATGTTGTCAATAAGCGTCTTTGTGGAGCTACGGAGACGGAGAGCAGAGATGTGGACTCAGGCGACCTGAGGAAGCTGCTGGATAgtaatgaagaagaagaagaagagctgctCCAGGATGTGTTTCAGTTCCTCGGTAGTGGAGTCTCACCTGCACACACCCACCAGAAGGGCAAGCCCTGGTCCTCCAGGGTCAGGACCTTTATTCCCAAAGTCAACTGTTACGGtgcaaagcagcagaaagaagTTGTGTTAAAAG ACTCTGACAGACAACATGTCACCTTTCTTCCTTTTGAGGAGGACTCGGCAGCAGGGAGGGTGTCCTTGAAGAAGTGCAACATTTATCAGCTCAGACTCTGCAGTAAGGACTGTGAGCAATG GGCGTTGGAGCTGCACGTGTTGACGTTGGACGGCTGGTTCTCTGACGGCGTGGCGTATCCCAAGCTGCCCTGGCTGTCCTCGGATCTGCTGCCTAAACTGGTGCGCTGGGCTGCGGAGTGCAAGAGCAGCGAGTTCAAGAGCACGCTGTCTCTGCTGCCGGTGGAGAAGTACAGCCTCACGTACCAGCAGCTGAAGGAGAAGTACAAGAGCATGGTCAAG GTTTGGCCTGAGGTCACAAACCCTGAGAAGTTTGTGTATGAAGATGTCGCCATTGCTACTTATCTCCTG GTGCTGTGGGCTGAGGAGCGAGCGGTGAAAAGTGTGACTGACTCACAGTCCTTTGTGGACCTTGGCTGTGGAAACGGACTCCTGGTCCACATACTGACCAACGAAGGG CACCCGGGGAGGGGCATCGACGTCCGCAGAAGGAGGATCTGGGACATGTACGGGCCTCAGACTGAGCTGGAG GAAAAGGCAATTACTCCCAGCGAGAGCTTCTTATTCCCGGGTACGGACTGGCTGATTGGGAACCATTCGGACGAGCTCACGCCGTGGATCCCCGTCATCGCGGCCAG GTCATCTTACTCCTGCCGTTTCTTTGTCCTCCCCTGCTGTTTCTTTGACTTCTATGGGAAGTACCAGAGGCGCCAGTGTAGGAAGTCTCAGTACAAAGAGTACATCGACTTCATCGCAGAGGTCAGCCAAGTCTGTGGCTTCAACACCGAGGAAGACTGCCTGAGAATACCCTCCACCAAACGC GTGTGTCTGGTGGGAAAGTCGAGGACTTACAAGCAGTCCGACGAGGCCGAAATCGACCAAAGAAGGGCGAGTTATATCCAGAGCCGCCAGATCTCCACAGGAGCAGCAGTTCAAAGGTCAGGCGTCAGGAATGGCAGGGATTGTTGCCATGGCAGCGTTGAGTGCGATGACACCTCGGGGAGTGCGTGGGGAGACGGCTTCCAGCCCAGAAACGGCGCTGAAACGGTTCGAAACTGCTTGGCTCTACCGCGGGACGTTGTGGACGGAGTCGTCCAGAAGGTGGCCGAGGCTCTACTGGGAATGTCGGAGGGAACGTCCAGCGGCGACTGGAACAAAGgag GCAGCCTCTCTGTGAGGGAGGTGGCtgcgctgctgcagcaggaaacgCTGCAGCTCCTGAAGAAGGAGTGTGGAGGCCTCCAGACGCTGCTCAAGAACAACCACCAAGTCTTCAAAG tggaagGAGGAACGGTCCGCATCAGAGACTGGAGGGACGGGACGGAAAGCCAGAGGAGGCCCGCCGTACCCGGTGCCCTAAAAACTCGTCTCTGCTGGTTTCATGCCCACCACCCTCAAGGCTGCCCCCTGCAGGAGCAAAACTGCACCTTCGCCCACGGACTGGATGACCTTCGACCTTCAACAAGGCCTCTAAAGAAGCTAAAGATCTTTTGA